A region from the Aphis gossypii isolate Hap1 chromosome 1, ASM2018417v2, whole genome shotgun sequence genome encodes:
- the LOC114124812 gene encoding polyphosphoinositide phosphatase, whose product MDKSNSTYQIKCLPAINFVQKIGVYESKNRYFVVGSNNARTKYRILKIDRTEGHDLTIVDDRVEYTELDMINSLNVGLHRNTSLNKIASAFGIVGFVRLLEGYYMILITKRRRVAVIGREIIYKIEDTSMIYLPNDAYRIPNVNEPRYLKIFQSVDLSSNFYFSYSYDVTHTLQVNMSIAQNVPNDLSGDSVFVTRSCPNKIFVWNDYLLKDVLDKLHPDWILNIMHGFISQSNVSIFGRPIYITLIARRSNRYAGTRFLKRGANKNGEVGNEVETEQIVQDHGASCQNNMYISSFLQMRGSVPGLWSQDISKMVPKPTISFELIDPFHEIPGAHFNNLYKRYGSPTVIINLVKKREKKVHESQLSDHLVSAVKYLNKFLPPCHHIQYIHFDMARMNKSKNVNVMRRLDEIARMAIFKTGMYINCPRIIEKPTFGQDKNGTILQNGIIRVNCVDCLDRTNTAQFVIGKCALAYQLYYLGLLHKPQLEYDTDCVRLLEASYEDHGDTLALQYGGSQLIHRIKTYRKTAPWTSQGNDIMQTLSRYYSNTFSDTEKQNAINLFLGLFCPNENEPAIWEQNFDYYLHHPETTSFLSNDCVPLTRWWDECVMDCLPLSCMENKKKYLEIYPATSLNIEDYDSFSNFYKTDEFSVMSESYAFEISHSVRDFMPNCVTDFSPFSMRIRPGKKREQISDKTRNPSMTGHSSTNSINSSSSCGSGESDEDISFSKRIDSMSIASKDNSITFDPLQTEQSIYGINLAVTKPAEIAIYKKYILMAINPASVLVVSQNSQSKYNSSFNIPVPEVSPSNITLYESYIEKGLIGEPVCSNKMIFQYKNYVQCN is encoded by the exons ATGGACAAATCTAATTCTACATACCAAATAAAATGTCTTCCAGCCATAAATTTTGTGCAAAAAATTGGAGTATATGAATCTAAAAAC agaTATTTTGTTGTTGGATCCAATAATGCTCGTACAAAGTATCGCATTCTTAAAATTGATCGAACAGAGGGTCATGACCTGACAATTGTGGATGACCGGGTAGAGTATACTGAACTAGATATGATAAATTCTTTGAACGTTGGATTGCACAGGAATACCAgtctaaataaaatagcatCAGCATTTGGCATagttg gTTTTGTGAGACTACTAGAaggatattatatgattttaataacaaaacgtCGTCGTGTTGCTGTAATAGGACGtgaaatcatatataaaattgaagatACGTCTATGATATACTTGCCTAATGATGCTTATCGTATTCCTAATGTTAACGAACCacgttatttgaaaatttttcaaagtGTAGATTTATCCAGCAATTTTTACTTTAG ttacagTTATGATGTTACACATACTCTACAAGTCAATATGTCAATCGCACAAAATGTTCCAAACG atTTGTCTGGGGATAGCGTATTTGTTACCAGAAGTtgtccaaataaaatatttgtttggaaTGACTATCTATTAAAAGATGTACTTGACAAATTACATCCAGAttggattttaaatataatgcatgGTTTTATTAGTCAAtcaaatgtttcaatttttggACGTCCAATTTATATCACATTAATTGCTCGGAGATCAAATAGATATGCTGGTACAAGATTTCTGAAGAGAGGcgctaataaaaat ggaGAAGTTGGAAATGAAGTTGAAACTGAACAGATAGTTCAAGATCATGGAGCGagttgtcaaaataatatgtatataagttcATTTCTTCAAATGAGAGGTTCAGTTCCTGGTTTATGGAGCCAAGATATAAGTAAAATGGTACCAAAACCTACAATATCATTTGAGTTAATTGATCCATTCCATGAAATACCTG gtgctcatttcaataatttgtataaaagatATGGTTCCCcaacagttataataaatcttgTTAAAAAGCGTGAAAAAAAGGTTCATGAATCACAGCTAAGTGATCATTTAGTATCAGCTgtgaagtatttaaataagtttttaccaCCTTGTCATCATATtcagtatatacattttgatatgGCAAGAATGAATAAaag TAAAAATGTGAATGTCATGAGACGCCTTGATGAAATTGCGCGTAtggcaatttttaaaacaggcatgtatattaattgtccACGGATTATAGAAAAACCTACTTTTGGTCAAGATAAAAATGGTACTATACTTCAAAATGGAATAATTAGAGTAAATTGTGTTGATTGTTTAGATCGTACTAATACCGCTCAATTTGTTATTGGAAAATGTGCACTAGCTTATCAA ttatattatttgggATTATTGCACAAACCGCAATTAGAGTATGACACTGATTGTGTTAGATTATTGGAAGCTTCATATGAAGACCATGGAGATACTTTAGCTTTACAATATGGAGGATCTCAATTAATTCATCGGATAAAAACTTACCGTAAAACTGCTCCTTGGACATCACAAGGCAATGATATTATGCAAACATTGAGTCGTTACTATAGCAACACGTTCTCTG ATactgaaaaacaaaatgctataaatctatttttggGATTATTTTGTCCAAATGAAAATGAGCCTGCCATATGGGAACAAAATTTTGATTACTATTTACATCATCCAGAAACAACATCTTTTCTTTCTAATGATTG TGTTCCGTTGACAAGATGGTGGGATGAATGTGTTATGGACTGTTTGCCGTTATCTTGtatggaaaacaaaaaaaaatacttagaaatatATCCAGCCACTTCATTAAATATAGAGGACTATGATAGCTTTAGTAACTTCTATAAAACAGATGAATTCAGTGTAATGTCTGAAAGTTATGCTTTTGAAATTAGTCATTCTGTgag agatttTATGCCAAACTGTGTAACAGATTTTAGTCCATTTTCTATGCGTATTAGACCTGGTAAAAAACGTGAACAAATCTCTGATAAAACTAGAAATCCTTCTATGACAGGTCATAGTTCTACAAATTCAATCAACTCAAGTAGCAG TTGTGGTAGTGGTGAAAGTGATGAAgatatttctttttcaaaacGTATTGATTCAATGAGTATCGCGTCAAAAGATAATTCTATCACATTTGATCCTCTACAGACTGAACAGAGTATCTATGGAATTAATCTAGCAGTTACAAAACCAGCAGAAAttgctatttataaaaa GTATATTCTAATGGCAATTAATCCAGCAAGTGTTTTAGTAGTATCACAAAATAGTCAATCTAAATACAATAGCTCGTTTAACATACCTGTGCCAGAAGTTAGTCCTTCAAATATAACTCTTTATGAATCATATATTGAAAAAGGTCTTATTGGCGAACCTGTTTGTAGCaacaaaatgatttttcaatataaaaattatgttcaatgtaattaa
- the LOC114130062 gene encoding PIH1 domain-containing protein 1-like, translating into MSSKNFLDVDESIIEKNLLIQSNEEQEFEQFVSGFLNPESGKLVKPAPGLCIKLFKTDKSKVFINLCHHAEIPPPDDITREELVEVLDSKDPEKFCIPLSIGIEHLETDKSDVQVPVYDVAVNSEFFNKCQNDDLFQTFIVCATIEGVAEKFKIDISSENPILLKNRKCIGSLQQHRIQQRPPRPSKFKKKPLIQELNSKASLSQLDIHVKPEYRIYVQPEDNPKNIILDVWMPDVLSSQEIDLKCGEDCLLLTTNKQTKYELDICLPYTINQKNVNVTFNTLTKILSVISTIFSSN; encoded by the exons atgtcgtcCAAAAACTTTTTAGACGTCGACGAGTCGATTATCGAAAAAAACCTTttaattcaa aGCAACGAGGAACAAGAATTCGAACAGTTTGTAAGTGGTTTCCTCAATCCTGAATCAGGCAAATTGGTCAAACCAGCTCCAG gactttgtataaaattatttaaaaccgaTAAgtcaaaagtatttataaatctcTGCCACCATGCAGAGATTCCACCTCCTGATGATATTACAAGAGAAGAACTTGTAGaagttttagattctaaagATCCTGAAAAATTCTGTATCCCGTTAAGTATTGGTATAGAACACTTAGAAACTGATAAAT ctGATGTACAAGTTCCTGTTTATGATGTAGCAGTAAATTcagaatttttcaataaatgtcaAAATGATGACTTGtttcaaacatttattgtttgtgCTACTATTGAGGGAGTTgctgaaaaattcaaaatagatATAAGCTCAGAAA ATCCAATTTTGTTAAAGAATAGAAAGTGCATTGGATCTTTGCAGCAACACAGAATTCAACAACGACCTCCTAGaccatcaaaatttaaaaaaaaacctttgatTCAAGAATTAAACTCAAAAGCATCACTGTCTCAGTTAGACATACATGTCAAACCCGAGTATAGAATTTATGTACAACCAGAAGATaatccaaaaaatataattttagatgtttGGATGCCAGATgtg CTCAGTTCACaagaaattgatttaaaatgtggTGAAGATTGTCTACTGTTAACTAcgaacaaacaaacaaaatatgagtTGGATATTTGTTTACCATAcacaattaatcaaaaaaatgttaatgtaacatttaatactttaactaaa ATTTTATCAGTAATATCAACTATTTTTTCTAGCAATTGA